The Cloeon dipterum chromosome X, ieCloDipt1.1, whole genome shotgun sequence genome includes a window with the following:
- the LOC135947326 gene encoding adenomatous polyposis coli homolog isoform X1, translating into MRESTSLSLVDSLLSWQWPAGAMSLPVSSYEDLLARVRDLTLETRRLQQQLEEPTESTQPPRPQTQNERVSNGYRGGESRPGVRNSWPAAPPPRSLPLLPTTTAAARVLLGGDSRPSTYSYTDWDSPWANGRPRRNKGCRSPQLLGDSLITPPAKDDEMEHLKNSSQASKTEQDDVLNGRLSANSARSHQSSSSLEDVNQDVTPEGPNSMSSTYQASWLADRNLWHSGPSSIGGGQQDVASVMSFAFSANSANSSELSGPVSARRSYSQQTLGPKVEMVYSLLSMLGTHNKDDMSKTLLAMSSSPDSCIAMRQSGCLPILVQLLHGDESLKTRKIAAKALHNLVHSHPDDKRGRREARVLKLLEQVRDYCDLLASSDDLDAPVDEEDDPKRHPGPTVIALMKLSFDEEHRHAMCQLGALHAVAQLIQADHEAHGSDSNDQYCITLRRYAGMALTNLTFGDGTNKALLCSFQGFMKALVAQLRSPSEDLRQVTASVLRNLSWRADPASKTTLHEVGAVRGLMEAAMDAKKESTLKSILSALWNLSAHCSANKAEICQVEGALALLVQMLTYKSPSQTLAIVENSGGILRNISSHIAIREDYRAILRAHGCLQVLLQHLKSPSLTVVSNACGTLWNLSARCPEDQRALWEMGAVGMLKSLVNSKHKMISMGSSAALKNLLGARPPGATPLEHRNSQGMPVLSVRKQKALEQQLDHNLSETCDNIEPASPNKTSPSSRDDKYVFANTEREFDRRHRMYQSLNTGSTSKRFPRSDSRESVKSDSVCDRMKERKVAPLTTNRSLDLQLNLEDSVQQPQAIEGTQSEGVTPEDEEQESLKEQVSVDDKEKSPEVRPPQYQNYVYEEGDFQPVNYGLQFAEKHDESRRYNRIYSTYAETDLDNFDQPTNYGERYKEDEEEEEDDYQHTAAHVDSVKTYCTEGTPLVFSTSTSISDLKEAVANEEKIKKVVSSPAAPSGTMTSEKRTQYCVEDTPICLSRGSSLSSLHCSEGVAESIPDVHLEDPKVDEPEPSPPKSVPEKVLETPLVFSRCSSVASLASFEQHSIHDDRSSIVSDFSRLTSGMISPSELPDSPTQTQPSSPKALKAPMQIPQIPTSTPRAAPRAGPSQPQPSPRTKVTQGEEDEEKQDKEKELATVSEEEEGGDEDDGGLLDACISIGQQRVTSTAPRPRIARQKISVSGVPTRNPGVPIRNPGVPIRNTGIPTRIPRRLPQAQPVSFDACADTVQTFCTEDTPISHASSHSNLSDLLSRGSVDGDSLVDEAIKNASTQVSSAESSMSDDNEHILAECIQSGMPKAKGSAKRKRPTRTAFRDEVKTFAVEDTPFDLSTATSLSDLTMNSAPRIVEGQCYTPIRYATEDTPAAFSHASSLSSLHIEDGEVCKPLGEAWGINNAAASSASEEVVTVVSRNGSLSSLSADNESLGAEPSPSDKALLEQCISMGMSKSKGDLFTRPKRKTSTTKAVSPDLIKDLDLATPTNPTFDTLSEEAKNVIATAINITAAEDIVTPTAVGGETTSSSSKTTPDDVVQPSKVMTDTWTADSPLSVSFPSLSGSVPLASSQDEDKIEEKFIVSRSMEGILELEAGLVVKALADEASSESLLEVTKPPPNMFGSTTSTSLSNGRMPAAVLRALSGDYIENLVLSGTSSCTSHLENVKPPAAFEEIDMENSMISVASITSEVAGEAQKVSSGESDNIFDLMRPAATMAEIYCRAACAAAAAHSFSENLDSVNPPSLLQELTETLEPLSETLGSDTEPEDLPPDHSNESTPKQKRRSTPKERRQAMKERYNTYTIDDEVSKRPDKLDLHKTSRQRRQEEPERFLTQTIETPTLVKTPKQRRQDDKERYLTQTVQLLPDEPQQNGQEELHSDSEEDAKPKIVKPTEESSPKTIRGRRKALYSRPAAYAKPPTAPKNPAGPSIRPTRASALRQRSSSPRAHSAPTPKKTNAPQTASPATPKTPRTPSTPGAPKSLGATVKPIKPVVAAKTATGIVKAAPKAPNNSPDGAAKSSEPPKLVKQGTFTKDSSDTKVSKIPVRSPSADTITAAPAFRPQLEAKVAPKSRLMRRDAVGPSKEFKAPQPKPRSPLPTRRIAVGGLKTSLSNNSIQSEAAAAPLKVKTNSNPSLNGPPKRKEAISRIASLWKKVDVSLQQQKHSAKFGPKDMRKWITAEAEQGEQGPSQGNPKPPARSATFEKPAAGKLSIFNGGPTASRAAIVPPFNYSPPPPATGTKEEAAAAAGSVRVTSV; encoded by the exons ATGGCCAGCGGGAGCGATGAGCCTGCCTGTGTCCAGCTATGAAGACCTTCTAGCTCGCGTTCGCGACCTCACTCTGGAAACAAGGCGTCTGCAGCAACAACTCGAGGAACCTACGGAGTCGACCCAGCCGCCAAGACCCCAAACtcaaaatg aGCGGGTGAGCAACGGCTACAGAGGTGGTGAGTCACGACCAGGGGTGAGAAACAGCTGGCCCGCTGCGCCGCCCCCGCGCTCTCTGCCCCTGCTTCCGACAACCACGGCCGCAGCAAG AGTGCTGCTAGGAGGAGACTCGAGACCGTCAACGTACAGTTACACAGACTGGGACTCGCCT TGGGCCAATGGCCGCCCCCGGAGGAACAAGGGGTGCCGTTCTCCTCAGCTCCTGGGAGATTCTTTGATCACTCCGCCGGCCAAAGACGATGAAATGGAGCATCTTAAAAATAGCTCCCAG GCTTCAAAAACCGAGCAGGACGATGTCCTAAACGGCAGGCTAAGCGCAAATAGTGCGCGTTCACATCAGTCTTCCTCTAGCCTAGAAGACGTTAATCAAG aCGTGACTCCTGAAGGACCAAACAGCATGTCATCGACATATCAGGCGTCATGGCTTGCTGATCGAAACCTTTGGCACAGTGGTCCATCCAGCATTGGAGGCGGCCAGCAAGATGTAGCCAGTGTCATGAGCTTTGCATTCAGTGCAAACTCGGCAAATTCTTCAGAGCTTAGTGGTCCTGTTAGTGCTAGAAGATCATACAGTCAGCAAACTTTAGGGCCTAAG GTGGAGATGGTGTACAGCCTTCTCTCAATGCTTGGCACACACAACAAAGATGATATGAGCAAAACTCTGCTGGCAATGAGCTCGTCTCCCGACAGCTGCATTGCAATGAGGCAGTCAGGCTGCTTGCCTATACTGGTGCAGCTCCTGCATGGTGATGAAAGTTTGAAGACCCGAAAAATAGCAGCTAAAGCCTTGCACAATCTTGTCCACTCCCACCCTGATGACAAAAGAGGCAGAAGGGAGGCTCGAGTTCTCAAGCTTTTAGAGCAG gTCCGTGATTATTGTGATTTGCTGGCAAGTTCAGATGATTTGGACGCGCCTGTTGATGAAGAGGATGACCCTAAGAGGCACCCTGGTCCTACCGTGATCGCTCTAATGAAGCTGTCTTTTGACGAAGAGCACAGGCACGCCATGTGCCAGCTGGGTGCATTACACGCAGTTGCCCAGCTGATTCAGGCTGATCACGAGGCGCACGGGTCAGACAGCAACGACCAGTACTGCATCACCTTGAGAAGGTATGCAGGAATGGCTTTGACCAATCTCACCTTTGGAGATGGCACCAACAAAGCCCTCTTGTGCTCCTTCCAAGGATTCATGAAAGCTCTTGTAGCCCAGCTTAGGTCACCTAGTGAGGATTTAAG ACAAGTGACCGCCAGTGTTTTGCGGAATTTGAGCTGGAGAGCAGATCCTGCATCGAAGACGACTCTGCACGAGGTTGGTGCTGTTAGGGGACTGATGGAAGCTGCGATGGATGCTAAGAAGGAGTCAACTTTGAAATCCATTTTGTCAGCGCTATGGAATTTAAGTGCTCACTGCAGCGCTAATAAGGCTGAAATTTGCCAG gtCGAGGGTGCCTTGGCGCTCTTGGTGCAAATGCTGACCTACAAGAGTCCCTCTCAAACTCTAGCCATTGTCGAGAATTCTGGTGGCATACTTAGAAACATATCTAGTCACATTGCCATCAGAGAAGATTACCGGGCCATACTGAGGGCGCATGGCTGCCTTCAGGTGTTGCTGCAGCACTTGAAGAGCCCCTCTCTCACAGTGGTGAGCAATGCCTGCGGGACTCTCTGGAATCTATCCGCGAGGTGTCCCGAGGACCAAAGGGCTCTTTGGGAGATGGGTGCTGTCGGCATGCTGAAGAGTTTAGTCAACTCTAAGCACAAGATGATTTCGATGGGCTCAAGTGCTGCTCTGAAAAATCTTCTGGGAGCAAGACCGCCTGGTGCTACTCCGCTTGAGCACCGGAACAGCCAAGGAATGCCGGTGCTGTCTGTGAGGAAACAGAAGGCTCTGGAGCAGCAGCTGGACCATAATTTGTCAGAGACTTGTGACAATATTGAGCCAGCCAGCCCCAACAAGACGTCTCCATCTTCcag GGACGACAAGTATGTTTTTGCAAACACAGAAAGAGAGTTTGACCGAAGACATAGAATGTACCAATCCCTAAACACCGGCAGCACAAGCAAGAGATTCCCACGTTCAGACAGCCGAGAGTCTGTGAAAAGCGACTCTGTGTGTGATCGAATGAAAGAGCGTAAAGTAGCTCCCCTCACGACCAACCGCAGCTTGGATTTGCAGCTGAATCTGGAGGACAGCGTCCAACAGCCGCAGGCTATTGAAGGCACGCAGAGCGAGGGTGTCACTCCAGAAGATGAAGAGCAAGAATCACTCAAGGAGCAGGTGTCTGTAGATGACAAAGAAAAAAGTCCAGAG GTTCGGCCACCACAGTaccaaaattatgtttacGAGGAAGGAGATTTCCAACCTGTCAACTATGGATTGCAGTTTGCAGAAAAGCATGATGAGAGCAGGCGGTACAACAGGATTTACAGTACTTACGCAGAGACTGACTTGGACAACTTTGATCAACCAACTAACTATGGCGAGAG GTACAAAGAAgatgaggaggaggaggaggatgaTTATCAACACACAGCAGCTCATGTAGACTCTGTGAAAACCTATTGCACAGAAGGAACGCCTCTCGTTTTCTCAACATCTACCTCAATATCTGATCTTAAGGAGGCGGTTGCTaatgaagagaaaataaaaaaagttgtcTCTTCACCAGCAGCTCCCTCTGGCACTATGACATCAGAGAAACGGACACAATACTGCGTTGAAGACACTcct ATTTGCTTGTCCAGAGGAAGCTCACTCAGCTCTCTTCATTGCTCAGAAGGAGTTGCAGAAAGCATTCCTGACGTACACCTGGAGGATCCCAAGGTTGACGAACCAGAACCGTCTCCGCCAAAGAGTGTTCCAGAAAAGGTCCTTGAAACTCCTTTGGTGTTCTCAAGGTGCAGCTCTGTGGCATCGCTGGCCTCGTTTGAGCAGCACTCGATTCATGACGATCGCAGCTCCATTGTCAGCGACTTCAGTAGACTAACATCGGGCATGATTTCTCCATCAGAGCTTCCAGATTCTCCAACGCAAACGCAGCCGTCAAGCCCCAAGGCACTCAAAGCTCCCATGCAAATACCGCAAATACCAACTTCAACCCCAAGAGCTGCTCCCAGAGCTGGTCCTTCTCAACCTCAACCGTCTCCTCGCACAAAG GTCACTCAAGGTGAAGAAGACGAGGAGAAACAGGACAAAGAGAAGGAGTTGGCGACAGTTAGTGAAGAAGAGGAAGGTGGCGACGAAGACGATGGAGGTCTATTGGACGCCTGCATTTCTATTGGCCAGCAGCGCGTCACGTCCACAGCTCCAAGGCCTCGGATCGCAAGGCAGAAGATCAGCGTCAGCGGAGTCCCCACCCGGAATCCTGGAGTCCCCATCCGGAATCCCGGAGTCCCCATCCGGAATACTGGAATCCCCACCCGGATTCCCCGTCGCCTACCTCAAGCCCAGCCAGTGTCTTTTGACGCCTGCGCTGATACTGTGCAGACATTCTGCACGGAAGACACTCCCATCAGTCACGCTAGCTCGCATTCTAACCTCTCA GATCTCTTATCTCGTGGAAGTGTAGATGGCGATTCACTTGTCGATGAAGCTATAAAGAATGCCAGTACTCAAGTTAGTTCCGCGGAAAGTTCAATGTCTGATGATAACGAACACATCCTTGCCGAATGCATACAGTCAGGGATGCCAAAGGCTAAAGGCAGTGCAAAGCGGAAGCGACCGACTAGAACAGCTTTCAGGGACGAAGTCAAAACGTTTGCTGTGGAGGACACGCCCTTTGATCTCTCAACAGCAACCTCATTGAGCGACCTCACCATGAATTCTGCTCCCAGGATTGTTGAAGGACAGTGCTACACCCCCATTAG ATATGCAACTGAAGACACACCTGCCGCATTTTCCCATGCATCGTCATTGAGTTCTTTGCATATTGAAGACGGTGAAGTCTGCAAACCTCTTGGTGAAGCTTGGGGCATCAACAACGCAGCCGCAAGTTCTGCCTCAGAGGAAGTGGTCACCGTGGTTTCACGGAACGGCTCTCTGAGCTCCCTCAGCGCTGACAATGAGTCTCTAGGCGCAGAACCTAGTCCCTCTGACAAAGCGCTTTTGGAGCAGTGCATTAGCATGGGAATGAGCAAAAGCAAGGGCGATCTCTTTACCAGACCCAAGCGCAAAACCAGCACTACCAAAGCCGTTTCTCCAg ATCTTATCAAAGACTTAGACTTGGCAACTCCCACCAACCCCACCTTCGACACCCTCTCGGAGGAGGCTAAAAACGTGATTGCGACCGCCATTAATATTACGGCGGCTGAAGACATCGTCACCCCCACCGCTGTAGGAGGAGAGACAACTTCCTCCTCTAGCAAAACGACGCCAGACGATGTTGTTCAACCCTCAAAAGTAATGACTGACACTTGGACTGCAGACTCGCCTCTCTCAGTTTCATTCCCAAGTCTAAGTGGGAGTGTACCGCTGGCATCCTCGCAGGATGAGGATAAAATTGag GAAAAGTTCATTGTGAGCCGATCGATGGAGGGTATCTTGGAGTTGGAGGCTGGCCTTGTGGTCAAAGCTTTGGCTGATGAAGCCTCCTCAGAATCTCTGTTGGAAGTGACGAAACCACCGCCAAATATGTTTGGAAGTACTACCTCCACCAGCCTCTCAAATGGACGAATGCCTGCAGCAGTTCTCAGAGCTCTAAGTGGAGACTACATTGAGAACTTGGTTCTGAGTGGCACTTCCAGTTGCACTTCTCACTTAGAAAATGTGAAACCACCAGCAGCATTTGAAGAGATTGATATGGAAAACAGCATG ATCAGTGTTGCTAGCATTACATCTGAAGTGGCAGGCGAAGCGCAAAAAGTGAGCAGCGGTGAATCGgacaatatttttgatctgATGAGGCCAGCCGCTACCATGGCGGAAATTTACTGCAGGGCAGCGTGCGCAGCTGCAGCCGCTCATAGCTTCAGTGAAAATCTAGACAGCGTGAATCCGCCTTCTCTTCTCCAAGAGCTAACTGAAACTCTTGAGCCGCTGAGCGAAACTCTAGGATCAGACACTGAGCCAGAAGATCTACCTCCAGATCATTCCAATGAGTCAACGCCCAAACAAAAGAGGAGGAGCACCCCCAAGGAGAGGAGGCAGGCTATGAAAGAAAGATACAACACTTACACAATCGACGATGAAGTTTCTAAGAGGCCAGACAAGCTGGACTTACACAAGACAAGCAGGCAAAGAAGACAGGAAGAGCCGGAAAGATTCCTAACCCAGACTATTGAAACTCCCACTCTGGTGAAAACCCCCAAGCAGAGGCGTCAGGATGACAAGGAAAGGTACTTGACGCAAACTGTGCAGCTGCTTCCTGATGAACCTCAGCAGAACGGCCAGGAAGAGCTCCACTCTGATAGTGAGGAGGATGCAAAGCCTAAAATCGTGAAGCCGACTGAAGAGAGCAGTCCGAAAACCATTCGCGGCCGCAGGAAAGCCCTTTACTCGAGGCCAGCTGCCTATGCAAAGCCTCCAACTGCTCCCAAGAATCCCGCTGGGCCTTCCATCAGGCCTACTCGAGCTTCAGCCCTTCGCCAACGTAGTAGTTCCCCCAGGGCTCACTCCGCACCCACACCGAAGAAAACAAACGCACCACAGACTGCTTCCCCAGCGACCCCTAAAACCCCTCGAACGCCAAGCACCCCTGGCGCTCCCAAGTCTCTTGGGGCTACTGTAAAACCCATAAAACCCGTGGTAGCTGCAAAAACCGCAACTGGAATAGTCAAAGCAGCCCCCAAGGCGCCCAACAACAGTCCAGATGGAGCGGCCAAGTCGTCTGAACCGCCAAAGCTCGTGAAGCAAGGCACCTTCACTAAAGACTCCTCGGACACCAAAGTGTCCAAGATCCCAGTTAGGTCTCCGAGCGCCGACACCATCACTGCTGCACCCGCCTTCCGCCCCCAGCTTGAAGCCAAAGTCGCCCCCAAAAGCCGACTGATGCGCCGAGACGCGGTCGGCCCGTCAAAGGAGTTCAAAGCGCCGCAGCCGAAACCTCGGTCGCCGCTGCCGACCAGAAGGATCGCAGTCGGGGGACTGAAGACTTCCCTGAGCAACAACAGCATCCAGTCTGAGGCGGCTGCCGCGCCACTCAAGGTGAAAACCAACTCGAATCCCAGCCTGAACGGTCCCCCCAAGAGGAAGGAGGCCATTTCGAGGATCGCCTCGCTGTGGAAGAAGGTGGACGTCTCcctgcagcagcaaaagcacAGTGCCAAGTTCGGGCCCAAGGACATGAGGAAATGGATCACCGCCGAGGCCGAGCAAGGCGAGCAGGGCCCCTCGCAGGGAAACCCGAAGCCCCCCGCCCGCAGCGCGACTTTTGAGAAGCCCGCTGCCGGCAAACTGTCCATCTTCAACGGGGGGCCCACAGCCTCGAGAGCGGCCATTGTGCCGCCGTTTAACTACAGCCCGCCGCCCCCGGCCACGGGGACGAAGGAGGAGGCGGCTGCCGCAGCCGGCTCAGTGCGGGTCACCTCAGTGTGA